A portion of the Lolium rigidum isolate FL_2022 chromosome 1, APGP_CSIRO_Lrig_0.1, whole genome shotgun sequence genome contains these proteins:
- the LOC124683147 gene encoding mediator of RNA polymerase II transcription subunit 21-like, protein MDIISQLQEQLNEMAMVAVNTFGTLQRDAPPVRLSNSYPDPLNPNPNPDDPASQPPPAPGAAAAAAAAAPPPPQAPPQPALDLAEQPKAMSHALVLAAKKFDALVAALPLSSEEDQLKRIQELQAENEDVGLELQKQLEAAELELQQVEVLFNEATDNCINMKKPD, encoded by the exons ATGGACATCATCTCTCAGCTGCAGGAGCAGCTCAACGAGATGGCCATGGTGgccgtcaacacattcggcacgctgcAGCGCGACGCGCCGCCCGTCCGCCTCTCCAATAGCTACCCCGACCCGCtcaaccccaaccctaaccccgaCGACCCCGCCTCCCAGCCCCCGCCCGCgcccggtgctgctgctgctgctgctgcggcggcgcctccaccgccgcaagCGCCGCCCCAGCCCGCGCTCGATCTCGCCGAGCAGCCCAAGGCCATGAGccacgcgctcgtcctcgccgcAAAGAAG TTTGATGCTCTCGTCGCGGCATTGCCACTATCATCAGAAGAAGATCAGTTGAAAAGAATTCAAGAACTTCAG GCAGAGAACGAAGATGTGGGATTGGAGCTTCAGAAACAACTGGAAGCTGCTG AACTGGAATTGCAGCAGGTTGAAGTGTTGTTCAATGAAGCTACAGACAACTGTATAAATATGAAGAAGCCAGATTAG